From Phragmites australis chromosome 5, lpPhrAust1.1, whole genome shotgun sequence, a single genomic window includes:
- the LOC133917565 gene encoding potassium channel KAT6-like, translating to MRSASATAMAHVEPAAAGHGWWQGFLLAPVMYSAWASPLELAVERAATLPLLAMDLAVDVIFAVDIAVSSFVACLHGSSATDLFVDDRKKVAMGHLTGRPWLLAMDVASTIPFQVIYHLASGRSTAWLSPCRFLSLLRLWRLRRVSELFARLEKDVRINYFWTRLVKLVGVTLFAVHAAACVHLWMASHYGGPKERTWLGRGFESRSVWAGYTRAVYWSVTTLTTVGYGDLHPANPNEMVFAVFYVLFNMGLVSYIVGNMTNLVVHAATAALTLRDTLHGLSTFGTVNRLPEALTEQMAASVQLNFDTTEQLLQQQLLSDLPRAVRSGIAQHLFRDTVEGAYLFRGVSNGLVADLVSDMTAQYFPPNADIVLQNETPTECYVIVSGSVDVLTTAADGTETVVTRAGPRGMAGEIGVMLNIPQPFTVRCRRLTQVVRVSHSHLLRAVRPHTADGDRVFCNFVQHLESPMLQVAREEAPALKEILDQLRAGATAASVSSRSTAKFDVEGLQEADQSQCQRLRREPMRVVIHHQFANAAGKLVCLPGSMQGLVTIAEAKFGTAVTTVLTIDGAEVEDIRALRDGDHLFLC from the coding sequence ATGCGCTCGGcgtcggcgacggcgatggCGCACGTCGAGCCCGCCGCCGCTGGCCACGGGTGGTGGCAGGGGTTTCTGCTCGCGCCGGTGATGTACTCGGCATGGGCGTCCCCGTTAGAGctggccgtggagagggccgccACCTTGCCGCTCCTCGCCATGGATTTGGCCGTCGATGTCATCTTTGCCGTCGACATCGCCGTCTCCTCCTTCGTCGCGTGCCTCCATGGTTCGTCCGCCACCGACCTCTTCGTCGACGACCGCAAGAAGGTCGCCATGGGGCACCTGACAGGGCGCCCGTGGTTGCTCGCGATGGACGTGGCCTCGACGATCCCGTTCCAGGTGATCTACCACCTGGCAAGCGGCAGGAGCACCGCATGGTTGTCGCCGTGCCGGTTCCTGAGCCTCCTCCGGCTGTGGCGGCTGCGGCGCGTCAGCGAGCTCTTCGCGAGGCTGGAGAAGGACGTTAGGATCAACTACTTCTGGACCCGGCTCGTCAAGCTCGTCGGCGTGACGCTTTTCGCGGTGCACGCCGCGGCGTGCGTCCACCTGTGGATGGCCTCCCACTACGGCGGGCCCAAGGAGCGCACGTGGCTCGGCCGCGGCTTCGAGTCCCGCAGCGTCTGGGCCGGGTACACCCGCGCGGTGTACTGGTCCGTCACCACGCTCACCACGGTCGGCTACGGCGACTTGCACCCCGCGAATCCCAACGAAATGGTGTTCGCCGTCTTCTACGTGCTCTTCAACATGGGCCTCGTCTCGTACATCGTCGGCAACATGACCAACCTCGTCGTCCACGCCGCCACGGCCGCGCTCACGTTGCGGGACACGCTGCACGGACTCTCGACGTTCGGGACCGTGAACCGGCTGCCAGAGGCGCTGACGGAGCAGATGGCGGCGAGCGTGCAGCTCAACTTCGACACGACGGAGCAGCTCCTCCAGCAGCAGCTGCTCTCCGATCTTCCCAGGGCCGTGCGGTCGGGGATCGCGCAGCACCTGTTCCGGGACACCGTCGAGGGAGCCTACCTGTTCCGTGGCGTCTCCAACGGCCTCGTCGCGGACCTCGTCTCCGACATGACGGCGCAGTACTTCCCGCCCAACGCCGACATCGTCCTGCAGAACGAGACCCCCACGGAGTGCTACGTCATCGTGTCCGGCTCGGTGGACGTGCTGACGACCGCcgccgacgggacggagactgtcGTCACGCGAGCGGGCCCGCGTGGCATGGCCGGGGAGATCGGGGTGATGCTTAACATCCCGCAGCCGTTCACCGTCCGATGCAGGAGGCTCACCCAGGTCGTGCGCGTCAGCCACAGCCATCTTCTGCGGGCAGTCCGGCCTCACACCGCCGACGGGGACAGGGTGTTCTGCAACTTCGTTCAGCACCTTGAATCTCCCATGTTGCAAGTTGCAAGGGAAGAAGCCCCAGCTCTCAAGGAGATCTTGGATCAGCTTCGGGCCGGTGCCACCGCCGCGTCGGTGTCGAGCCGGAGTACTGCCAAGTTTGACGTTGAGGGACTCCAAGAGGCTGATCAGAGCCAGTGTCAGAGACTGCGGAGAGAGCCCATGCGAGTGGTCATCCATCACCAGTTTGCGAATGCGGCAGGGAAGCTCGTCTGCCTTCCTGGTTCAATGCAAGGGCTGGTGACAATCGCGGAGGCGAAGTTCGGGACGGCGGTGACGACGGTGCTCACCATCGACGGCGCCGAAGTTGAGGACATCAGGGCGCTAAGAGATGGAGATCACTTGTTCTTGTGTTAG